Proteins from a single region of Undibacterium sp. KW1:
- the tatA gene encoding Sec-independent protein translocase subunit TatA produces MGSLSIWHWLIVLVVIVLVFGTKKLGNVGSDLGKAVKGFKDGVKGEEEKTAASQQVADKSTIDVEAKEKSKL; encoded by the coding sequence ATGGGTTCATTAAGTATCTGGCATTGGCTGATTGTTCTGGTTGTCATTGTGCTGGTTTTTGGTACCAAAAAATTGGGTAATGTAGGCTCTGATTTGGGCAAGGCTGTCAAAGGATTCAAAGATGGCGTAAAAGGTGAAGAAGAAAAAACGGCAGCTTCCCAACAGGTAGCTGACAAAAGTACGATAGACGTGGAAGCCAAAGAAAAATCCAAACTGTGA
- a CDS encoding histidine triad nucleotide-binding protein yields the protein MDNCIFCKIAAKQIPSASVYEDEELLVFKDINPAAPVHLLIIPKVHIDTLSSVQPEHTAVLGKMLALAPKLAQEQGCAPVLGADGSLTGGYKTLINTGPDGGQEVYHLHMHVIGGPKPWRGQR from the coding sequence GTGGATAACTGTATTTTTTGTAAGATTGCTGCAAAACAAATTCCTTCTGCCAGCGTCTATGAAGATGAAGAATTGCTGGTATTTAAAGATATCAACCCGGCTGCCCCAGTGCACCTGTTGATCATTCCCAAAGTACATATTGATACTTTATCGTCGGTACAGCCCGAACATACTGCCGTATTGGGGAAAATGCTCGCCCTTGCACCAAAGCTGGCACAAGAGCAGGGTTGTGCTCCTGTGCTTGGTGCAGATGGTAGTCTGACAGGCGGTTACAAAACCCTCATCAACACCGGACCGGATGGTGGGCAAGAGGTGTATCATTTGCACATGCATGTGATAGGCGGGCCCAAGCCATGGCGTGGGCAACGCTAA
- a CDS encoding phosphoribosyl-ATP diphosphatase gives MSNTQIQTLQRLAEIIESRKLVNGGDPDKSYVARLFSKGDDAILKKIGEEATETVMAAKDARVSGDASKLLYECADLWFHSLVMLAQYDLSPQQVLDELARREGISGIEEKAARKDA, from the coding sequence ATGAGTAACACACAAATACAGACTTTACAGCGTCTTGCAGAGATCATAGAAAGCCGTAAACTGGTGAATGGTGGTGACCCGGACAAGTCCTATGTCGCCCGCCTGTTTTCCAAGGGTGACGACGCCATTTTGAAAAAAATAGGCGAAGAAGCAACCGAAACCGTCATGGCCGCCAAGGATGCACGTGTGTCTGGTGATGCGTCCAAGCTTTTATATGAGTGTGCTGACCTGTGGTTTCATTCGCTTGTCATGTTAGCGCAGTATGATCTCAGCCCTCAGCAGGTGCTGGACGAGCTGGCAAGGCGCGAAGGTATTTCTGGTATTGAAGAAAAGGCAGCACGCAAGGATGCGTGA